A genomic region of Octopus sinensis linkage group LG2, ASM634580v1, whole genome shotgun sequence contains the following coding sequences:
- the LOC115227422 gene encoding uncharacterized protein LOC115227422 — protein sequence MHQLKADVNRWIIINECLREDIRRNQPDLRSVWNWIVHDNNALCHRDFNMVSLLHPSDLAAADLHLFPKMKMQLKGNRLNTVVEIKSESQKILHSFTEIDFKVGSQKWRER from the coding sequence atgcaccaaCTAAAGGCAGACGTAAATCGCTGGATAATAATCAACGaatgtttgagggaggacattcggagAAATCAACCGGATCTGCGGAGCGTGTGGAACTGGATTGTTCACGACAATAATGCCCTCTGTCACCGAGATTTCAACATGGTATCGCTCCTGCACCCGTCAGATTTAGCCGCTGCGGACcttcatctcttccccaagatgaaaatgcagctgaaAGGTAACCGTTTGAACACCGTTGTCGAAAtcaagagcgaatcgcagaagatCCTTCACTCATTTACGGAAATCGACTTCAAGGTCGGGTCCCAAAAGTGGCGGGAACGCTAG